The segment CCATTATCACCTCAGCAATTCTCATTATGTTGACCTATTACGCTACTGCACAAGACCATAAGATGCATAAGCAGTTACAATCAATTAACACTGCCATCTGTGTGCTTGGTCCTACCGAGGGTAGCGGCGTTTCAGGTACGATAACTTTTACTCGAACAATGCAGGGCATCAAAGTAGTTGCCGAACTTAACGGTTTAAGTGTTGGAGCTCATGGATTTCACATTCATGAATTTGGCGATTGTAGTGCTGCCGATGGTACTTCAGCAGGTGGTCATTTTAACCCCGAAGGACATGAACATGCAGGTTTGGATGCTGAAATGAATCATGTTGGTGATCTTGGCAATTTAGTGGCAGATCAAAATGGTCACGCCCATCTTGAATTCACCACAAATCAAATACAATTTGAAGGTACAAATTCAATAATAGGAAGATCGATAATCGTACATGCTCAGGCTGACGACCTTAAATCGCAACCAACCGGAAACGCCGGAGCACGTGTTGCTTGCGGAACCATTGGTATTACAAAATAAGACTGATACCTGTCTAACCTATTTTCTTTATCAAGATATACAAGCTTTGATATGCTGAATTTGCTTAATTTAGCATATTAAAATCAATTGCATATTTTTGTTATACATCATTCAACACGTAA is part of the Bacteroidota bacterium genome and harbors:
- a CDS encoding superoxide dismutase family protein — its product is MKKNISTIFAIITSAILIMLTYYATAQDHKMHKQLQSINTAICVLGPTEGSGVSGTITFTRTMQGIKVVAELNGLSVGAHGFHIHEFGDCSAADGTSAGGHFNPEGHEHAGLDAEMNHVGDLGNLVADQNGHAHLEFTTNQIQFEGTNSIIGRSIIVHAQADDLKSQPTGNAGARVACGTIGITK